The genomic region TCAGCGCGTCATCCACGCCAGAGACGATGCCAGATTGCAGCAGGATCAGGCTGTTGGGAATCTTGAACGTGGAGGCGGGAATGAAACGCTCGTCGAGCCGGTCCGCCCCGCCTGTCCACTCGGCACCATCAGAAACACGCTGGATGAGGATCGTACCGGTAACGCCGGCCTCATCCAGCAATTGGTCAAGCTCCTGCGCATGGGCCGGAGCCAGCAGCATCAAAATGACGGCCAGAAGGCCAAGATATCTCTTCACGCAAGCCTCCAGCGCCCGCCCGGATGGGTATGCCCCCTAGAACGGGATGTTGTCGTCCAGCGTGTCGGAAGCAAAACTTTCACGCGGGCGGTCATTGCCGCCAGAGGAACGGTCATCGGAGCGGCCATAATTGCCACCGCCCGAACCGCCGCCCTCGCCCTTGCTGTCCAGCATGGTCAGCTCGCCGCGATATTTTTGCAGAACGATCTCGGTGGAATAGCGGTCCTGCCCGTTCTGATCCTGCCATTTGCGGGTCTGCAGCGAGCCTTCAATGTAAACCTTGGCGCCTTTTTTCAGATAGTTCTCCGCCACCTTGGCGAGTGCCTCGTTGAAGATGACCACGTTGTGCCATTCGGTCTTTTCGCGGCGCTCTCCGGTGGATTTGTCGCGCCAGGTCTCAGACGTCGCGACGGGAAATTTCGCCATCCGGTCACCGGACGGCATGGCCTTGACCTCCGGGTCAGCGCCCAGATTGCCGATAATGATGACCTTGTTGATGCTGCCTGCCATATCCAAACCCCGTGCTTGCGCTTTTCTCTAAAATGTTCACATATTGTTCCGCCCGTCAACGGGCGAGTCGCCAGGTGAATTTTCGAGCGCATCTCACTCCATCACTGCCGGGGTGTCCATGCAGAGACTGACTCAAGGCCCGTGTAGCTATTGGCGCAGCCATACCTTATAATAAATTGCATGAGCGACACCCACTTCTCGTTTGAGCCGGATCCGGCGTCTCCGCACAATGCGAGGATAGCAAGTATTCTCGACCGGATGCTGGAGATGGAGCATGCACTGCAGAAAGAACAGCGGTTCGACCCGTGGCGGCTGGTTGCTCCCAACGCGGTTCTGCTTGCGGGGTTAGGCGTCCTCGCATTGATGGCGGCATTCAATTCTGGACTACCTATCGCTGAGATACAGCCGGGAAGAATGCTGCTAGGCGTTGTCATCGTCGCAGCAGGATTTGGATTCTATGGAGTTTCCACTGCACAGGCGGCCCGGCGGCGCATTCTTCAGCTCGAAGCGCTGCGTTTACAGAGGCGCGCCATGCTCGCAGCTCAAGCCATGGAACACGGCGAGGGAAGCCGCAGCGAGTGAGACCGTTTCATAATTGGCCGGCCCCCCGTATCCGCGAGGAATTTCACGTCCTGTCGCTCCGTTCCGCAACAGTTTACGGCAGGCTGGAAGGGCTCAAAGGCCATCGTACGCCCGGTATAGTCGCCATACTCGGAGGCGCGGGCCTATTCTTGGCGTCGGGTCCTGTCAGCCTGATTTTCGGCCTGATCGGCGCGTTTGGAGCCGCCGAACAGCTTCGCGTGTCCGCTCGAATCTATGCTGAAGAAATCAGATTGCGCCGTGAGCTTGCCGAGATCGGTGCCGATTTGTCTGACCTCGAAGACGAGGCGCGCCAGCAAGGCTGTAGGCTGCCTTAATGCAGCTCCTGAATAATGTTCGCTATTTGTTCTTGATGAACCTGGCGGAATAGGGCTTATATCGGCAGAACGCCGATTCCATGAAAGCTCTCCCCCATGGCCGACCCTTTGAAGCATATTTCGGTGCGCGGCGCGCGCGAGCATAATCTCAAAGACGTGTCAGTCGACCTGCCGCGCGACGAGCTGATCGTGTTCACCGGCCTGTCCGGGTCGGGCAAGTCCTCGCTGGCGTTCGACACCATCTATGCCGAGGGCCAGCGCCGCTATGTGGAGAGCCTTTCGGCCTATGCGCGCCAGTTCCTGGAGCTGATGAGCAAGCCGGATGTGGACTCCATCGAGGGTCTCTCGCCAGCGATCTCCATCGAGCAGAAGACCACCTCGAAAAACCCGCGCTCGACGGTCGGCACGGTCACCGAGATCTATGACTATATGCGCCTTCTGTGGGCGCGCGTCGGCATCCCCTACTCACCCGCCACGGGCCTGCCCATCACCTCGCAGACCGTCTCCCAGATGGTCGACCGGCTGATGGCGCTGGAGGATGGCACGCGGCTCTACCTGCTGGCGCCTATCGTGCGCGGGCGCAAGGGCGAATACCGCAAGGAGTTCGCCGAGCTGATGAAGCAGGGCTTCCAGCGGGTGAAGGTGGACGGCACCTATTACACGCTGGAAGAAGCCCCCGAACTCGACAAGAAGTTCAAGCACGACATTGACGTGGTGGTGGACCGGGTGGCCATCCGCGAGGGGCTGGAGCAGCGCCTGGCCGACAGCCTGGAGACCGCCCTGCGCCTCGCCGACGGCCTCGCCATGGCCGAATTTGCCGACAAGACCGATGACAAAGGCGCGCCGGAGCGCATCATCTTCTCGGAAAAATTCGCCTGCCCGGAGACCGGCTTCACCATCGAGGAAATCGAGCCGCGCCTGTTCTCCTTCAACAATCCGTTCGGCGCGTGCCCGGCCTGTGATGGCCTCGGCGTCAGCCTGAAGTTTGATGAGGCGATGATCGTCCCGGACCGGGAAAAGAGCCTGTATGAGGGCGCGGTTGCGCCGTGGAGCCGTGGCACCTCCAAGCTCTACCAGCAGACCTTGCAGGCGCTGGCCGACCATTATGGCGCCAACATGCACAAGCCATGGCGCACATTGCCGGAGAAGTTCCAGCGCACCGTGCTTTACGGCACCGCCGACAAGATCAAGTTCACCTATGAAGATGGCCTGCGCCAGTTCTCCACCACCAAGACGTTTGAAGGGGTAATCCCCAATCTGGAGCGGCGCTGGCGCGAGACGGACTCCGCCTGGGTGCGCGAGGAGCTGGGCCGCTTCCAGTCCAACCAGCCTTGCGAGACCTGCCACGGCAAGCGCCTGAAGCCCGAAGCGCTGGCGGTGAAGATCGGCGGCTATGACATCTCGCAGGCCGGTGAACACTCCATCCGCGAGGCGCTCAGCTGGTTTTCCAATATCGAGGAACGCCTGACCGACAAGGAACAGGAGATCGCCCGGCGTATCCTGAAAGAGATCCGTGACCGTCTGCGATTCCTGGTCGATGTGGGGCTGGATTATCTCACGCTCAGCCGAGCCTCCGGCACGCTGTCGGGCGGAGAGAGCCAGCGCATCCGCCTTGCCAGCCAGATCGGGTCGGGCCTGACCGGCGTGCTCTACGTGCTCGATGAGCCCTCTATCGGCCTGCACCAGCGCGATAACTCGCGTCTGCTGGAAAGCCTTCGGGGCCTGCGCGATCTCGGCAATACCGTGATCGTGGTGGAGCATGACGAGGAAGCTATCGAGACGGCCGATTATGTGGTCGATCTGGGGCCCGCTG from Glycocaulis abyssi harbors:
- the ssb gene encoding single-stranded DNA-binding protein; amino-acid sequence: MAGSINKVIIIGNLGADPEVKAMPSGDRMAKFPVATSETWRDKSTGERREKTEWHNVVIFNEALAKVAENYLKKGAKVYIEGSLQTRKWQDQNGQDRYSTEIVLQKYRGELTMLDSKGEGGGSGGGNYGRSDDRSSGGNDRPRESFASDTLDDNIPF
- the uvrA gene encoding excinuclease ABC subunit UvrA, with the translated sequence MADPLKHISVRGAREHNLKDVSVDLPRDELIVFTGLSGSGKSSLAFDTIYAEGQRRYVESLSAYARQFLELMSKPDVDSIEGLSPAISIEQKTTSKNPRSTVGTVTEIYDYMRLLWARVGIPYSPATGLPITSQTVSQMVDRLMALEDGTRLYLLAPIVRGRKGEYRKEFAELMKQGFQRVKVDGTYYTLEEAPELDKKFKHDIDVVVDRVAIREGLEQRLADSLETALRLADGLAMAEFADKTDDKGAPERIIFSEKFACPETGFTIEEIEPRLFSFNNPFGACPACDGLGVSLKFDEAMIVPDREKSLYEGAVAPWSRGTSKLYQQTLQALADHYGANMHKPWRTLPEKFQRTVLYGTADKIKFTYEDGLRQFSTTKTFEGVIPNLERRWRETDSAWVREELGRFQSNQPCETCHGKRLKPEALAVKIGGYDISQAGEHSIREALSWFSNIEERLTDKEQEIARRILKEIRDRLRFLVDVGLDYLTLSRASGTLSGGESQRIRLASQIGSGLTGVLYVLDEPSIGLHQRDNSRLLESLRGLRDLGNTVIVVEHDEEAIETADYVVDLGPAAGVHGGEVVAQGKPEDIRANPKSLTGQYLSGARMIEVPEKRRKIDKKRVLKVTGASGNNLKDVTAEFPLGVFTCVTGVSGGGKSTLTLETLYKAAARKLNGASAVPAPHETVEGLEFLDKIIDIDQSPIGRTPRSNPATYTGAFTPIRDWFAGLPESKTRGYKPGRFSFNVKGGRCEACQGDGVVKIEMHFLPDVYVTCDVCHGARFNRETLEVTFKGKSIAEVLDMTVEEAADFFQAVPSVRDKMETLKRVGLGYVKVGQPATQLSGGEAQRVKLSKELSKRATGRTLYILDEPTTGLHFEDVKKLLEVLHELVEQGNSVIVIEHNLDVIKTADWIIDLGPEGGDGGGEIVAAGTPEHVAGVERSWTGRYLKPVLERDMARQKALKQKAG